A single genomic interval of Novosphingobium ginsenosidimutans harbors:
- a CDS encoding peptidoglycan D,D-transpeptidase FtsI family protein, producing the protein MNTLAVSSIVASGRVEIANTRRQALTMAKARIVVVALGFAALALIAVMRVLYLGLVEGTPANAAGFGMTPQRGDIVDRNGAPLARAFPAYALWYNPAALGDDGAPLVRPVNEVAAALNRIFPDMDVAETAARLASGRPGYLRRRILPEDANKIHALGEPALEFPRETERFYPQGSLAAHVLGFVGADGRGHVGMEGVFDKYLTDPATRGTPAMLSLDSRVQGALEDELLKGIADTNAKGAAGLVLDVETGEVLALASLPSFNPNLIDNASAGNIFNRVTNQVYELGSTFKPITVAAAIDAGTVTDLSRRYQSGRPLEIGGFRIRDSHQFGASLNVPEALIHSSNIVTAQIADELGGPRLNATMRSLGMNERPYIELPARGFPLWPKGEWARITTMTVSYGHGIAVTPLHLATAYAALVNGGIWRPATLKKLAPGEVPQGHRVFKASTSARMRQLLRMIVVDGTGKKADAAGYRVGGKTGSAEKPGVGGYRRSSLVSTFAAAFPMDRPRYVIIAMLDEPQGTAATSGQRTAGWNAAPIVGRVVPRIGPLLGIMPDPTRDVDISDLSPLVGNGDGE; encoded by the coding sequence ATGAACACCCTGGCGGTTTCCAGCATCGTCGCCTCCGGCCGGGTGGAAATCGCCAACACGCGCCGTCAGGCGCTGACCATGGCCAAGGCGCGGATCGTCGTGGTGGCGCTCGGTTTCGCTGCGCTGGCGTTAATCGCTGTGATGCGCGTGCTCTATCTCGGCTTGGTTGAAGGCACCCCGGCCAATGCCGCTGGCTTCGGCATGACCCCGCAGCGCGGCGATATCGTCGATCGCAATGGCGCGCCACTGGCCCGTGCCTTTCCGGCCTATGCGCTGTGGTACAACCCGGCCGCGCTGGGTGACGATGGTGCGCCGCTGGTCCGCCCAGTGAACGAAGTTGCCGCCGCGCTTAACCGCATCTTCCCGGATATGGATGTGGCCGAAACGGCCGCGCGGCTGGCTTCTGGCCGCCCCGGCTATCTGCGCCGCCGGATCCTGCCGGAAGACGCCAACAAGATTCACGCGCTGGGTGAGCCCGCGCTGGAATTCCCGCGCGAGACCGAGCGGTTCTATCCGCAGGGTTCACTCGCTGCACACGTGCTTGGCTTCGTCGGAGCTGATGGTCGCGGCCATGTCGGCATGGAAGGTGTCTTCGACAAGTACCTGACCGACCCGGCCACCCGGGGAACCCCGGCGATGCTCTCGCTCGATAGCCGGGTCCAGGGTGCGCTCGAAGACGAACTGCTCAAGGGCATCGCCGATACGAATGCCAAAGGTGCGGCTGGCCTAGTTCTTGATGTCGAGACCGGCGAAGTGCTGGCGCTCGCCTCGCTGCCCTCGTTCAACCCGAACCTGATCGACAACGCCAGCGCCGGCAACATCTTCAACCGCGTGACCAACCAGGTTTACGAACTGGGCTCGACCTTCAAGCCGATCACCGTCGCTGCCGCGATCGATGCCGGGACCGTCACTGACCTGTCGCGCCGCTACCAGTCAGGCCGCCCGCTTGAGATCGGCGGTTTCCGCATTCGGGATTCGCACCAGTTCGGCGCTTCGCTCAACGTGCCCGAGGCGCTGATCCATTCGTCCAACATCGTCACCGCGCAGATCGCCGATGAACTGGGCGGACCGCGCCTCAACGCCACGATGCGCTCACTCGGTATGAACGAGCGCCCCTATATCGAATTGCCGGCGCGTGGCTTCCCGCTGTGGCCGAAAGGAGAGTGGGCCCGGATCACAACGATGACCGTGTCCTATGGTCACGGCATTGCCGTCACCCCGCTGCATCTTGCCACGGCCTATGCAGCGCTGGTCAACGGCGGGATCTGGCGGCCCGCGACGCTCAAGAAGCTGGCCCCCGGCGAAGTGCCGCAGGGCCACCGGGTGTTCAAGGCCTCGACCAGTGCGCGGATGCGGCAGCTGCTGCGGATGATCGTGGTCGATGGCACCGGCAAAAAGGCCGATGCCGCCGGTTACCGCGTGGGTGGCAAGACCGGCTCGGCCGAAAAGCCAGGCGTCGGTGGCTATCGGCGCAGCTCGTTGGTTTCGACCTTCGCTGCCGCCTTCCCGATGGACCGCCCGCGTTACGTCATCATTGCCATGCTCGATGAGCCGCAGGGCACAGCTGCCACCTCGGGCCAGCGCACCGCCGGCTGGAACGCGGCGCCGATCGTCGGCCGGGTTGTCCCGCGCATTGGCCCGCTACTTGGCATTATGCCCGATCCGACCCGCGACGTGGACATTTCCGACCTTTCACCGCTGGTCGGTAATGGAGACGGCGAATGA